Proteins from a genomic interval of Capsicum annuum cultivar UCD-10X-F1 chromosome 4, UCD10Xv1.1, whole genome shotgun sequence:
- the LOC107869096 gene encoding uncharacterized protein LOC107869096, giving the protein MNLPAAEAEKNQGQRSSAMVNNNGNNPRVVNADNTTGANIIIQFNPASQLPIKLSGGNNFATWKAQFSMLIYGYNLFGHLDGSTPAPSRTLTIGTNDALHTTYANISQTCVFSLRDQLARVTKESRSITEYLHTIQSRSDELATTGSPVSNPELIVKIPSGLGPKFHEISATIRAHETDISYEELFEKLLDHELFLRHGDVKKLSNPITAAVATPTKSNTNNCNNRRQSNSPQ; this is encoded by the exons ATGAATCTGCCTGCAGCTGAAGCAGAGAAGAACCAGGGGCAGAG ATCATCAGCAATGGTCAACAACAATGGCAACAATCCCAGAGTTGTTAATGCTGATAACACAACGGGCGCTAACATTATCATTCAATTCAACCCTGCGTCCCAATTACCCATCAAACTCAGCGGTGGCAACAACTTTGCCACCTGGAAAGCGCAATTCTCCATGCTTATATATGGTTACAATCTATTTGGCCATCTCGATGGGAGTACTCCTGCCCCTAGTCGCACCCTTACCATTGGCACCAAT GACGCTCTGCACACCACTTATGCAAACATATCACAAACCTGTGTCTTTAGCCTGCGTGATCAACTTGCTCGCGTCACTAAGGAATCTCGCTCCATCACTGAATATCTTCACACTATTCAGTCCCGTTCAGATGAGTTAGCCACGACTGGTTCTCCTGTGTCAAATCCCGAACTCATCGTCAAAATACCTAGCGGTCTAGGTCCTAAATTTCATGAAATCTCTGCTACTATCCGTGCACATGAAACGGATATCTCATATGAAGAATTGTTTGAAAAGCTTCTTGACCATGAACTCTTCCTTCGTCACGGGGATGTTAAGAAACTTTCTAATCCCATAACTGCCGCAGTTGCGACTCCCACCAAATCCAATACCAATAACTGTAACAATCGTAGGCAGAGTAATTCTCCACAGTAG